The following proteins come from a genomic window of Alosa alosa isolate M-15738 ecotype Scorff River chromosome 2, AALO_Geno_1.1, whole genome shotgun sequence:
- the LOC125291233 gene encoding claudin-3-like: MSMGLEIGGIALGVIGWIIAIVCCALPMWRVSAFIGANIVTAQTIWEGLWMNCVVQSTGQMQCKVYDSMLALGSDLQAARAMTIISIILGVLGLLISIMGAKCTNCIEDEASKAKTMIVSGILFIIAGILMLIPVSWSADRTIKDFYNPLVPASTLRELGAALYIGWAAAALLIFGGAMLCCTCPPRERRYKAPKMAYTNPNSASVAGYDRKDYV, translated from the coding sequence ATGTCGATGGGATTGGAGATCGGAGGCATTGCTCTGGGTGTCATCGGATGGATCATCGCCATCGTGTGCTGCGCCCTGCCTATGTGGAGGGTTTCTGCGTTCATCGGGGCCAACATCGTGACAGCGCAGACCATCTGGGAGGGCCTGTGGATGAACTGCGTGGTGCAGAGCACAGGCCAGATGCAGTGCAAGGTCTACGACTCCATGCTGGCGCTGGGCTCCGACTTGCAGGCGGCGCGCGCCATGACCATCATCTCCATTATCCTCGGTGTCCTCGGACTGCTCATCTCCATCATGGGCGCCAAGTGCACCAACTGCATTGAGGACGAGGCCTCCAAGGCCAAGACCATGATCGTCTCCGGCATCTTGTTCATCATCGCTGGCATCCTGATGCTCATCCCCGTGTCGTGGTCGGCCGACCGCACCATCAAGGACTTCTACAACCCTCTGGTGCCTGCTAGCACGCTCCGAGAGCTGGGTGCTGCCCTCTACATTGGctgggcagcagcagcacttcTGATTTTTGGCGGTGCAATGCTGTGCTGCACCTGCCCTCCGCGAGAGAGGAGGTACAAGGCCCCGAAAATGGCCTACACCAACCCCAACTCAGCAAGCGTGGCTGGGTACGACAGGAAGGATTATGTCTGA
- the LOC125288547 gene encoding claudin-4-like: MVAAGIQMLGAALGIIGWIGAIVVCALPMWKVTAFIGSNIVTSQTIWEGIWMNCVHQSTGQMQCKVYDSLLALPQDLQAARALCIISIIVGIFGILLSVAGGKCTNCVEDEKAKAKVGIAAGVVYIIAGILTLVPVCWTAHNIIMDFYNPLLDQAQKRELGAAGRLGLQILGVMLAMIGWLGSIITCAMPMWRVTAFIGANIVTAQVIWEGLWMTCVVQSTGQMQCKVYDSMLALSSDLQAARAMTIISIIVGIFGVLMAIMGGKCTNCLEDESAKARACIVSGVIFIMAAVLVLVPVSWSAHTLIRDFYNPLIIAAQQRELGAALYIGWGTAVLLLLGGGLLCWNCPPRDHQAYGAAQYAPARSKASGDYV; this comes from the exons ATGGTCGCTGCCGGGATTCAGATGCTGGGTGCCGCATTGGGCATCATCGGCTGGATCGGTGCCATCGTGGTGTGCGCCCTCCCCATGTGGAAAGTCACCGCATTCATCGGCAGCAACATTGTCACGTCACAGACGATCTGGGAAGGCATCTGGATGAATTGCGTCCACCAGAGCACGGGTCAGATGCAGTGTAAGGTCTACGATTCCCTGCTGGCGCTGCCTCAGGACTTGCAGGCCGCTCGTGCCCTCTGCATTATCTCCATCATCGTGGGCATCTTCGGCATCCTGCTGTCGGTGGCCGGTGGCAAGTGCACCAACTGCGTGGAGGATGAGAAGGCCAAGGCTAAGGTGGGCATCGCTGCCGGTGTGGTCTACATCATCGCCGGGATCCTGACCCTGGTGCCTGTGTGCTGGACGGCCCACAACATCATCATGGACTTCTACAACCCGCTGCTCGACCAGGCCCAGAAACGCGAGCTGGGGGCCGC tggtcgactg GGGCTCCAGATCCTAGGTGTGATGCTGGCCATGATCGGCTGGCTGGGCAGCATCATCACCTGCGCGATGCCCATGTGGCGTGTGACGGCCTTCATCGGGGCCAACATCGTGACGGCACAGGTCATCTGGGAGGGCCTGTGGATGACCTGCGTGGTGCAGAGCACGGGCCAAATGCAGTGCAAGGTCTACGACTCCATGCTGGCGCTGAGCTCGGACCTGCAGGCGGCGCGCGCCATGACCATCATCTCCATCATCGTGGGCATCTTCGGCGTGCTCATGGCCATCATGGGCGGCAAGTGCACCAACTGCCTGGAGGACGAGAGCGCCAAGGCCAGGGCCTGCATTGTCTCTGGGGTCATCTTCATCATGGCCGCCGTCCTGGTGCTGGTGCCGGTGTCCTGGTCAGCTCACACACTCATCCGTGACTTCTACAACCCGCTGATAATAGCGGCGCAGCAGCGAGAGCTGGGCGCAGCACTCTACATTGGCTGGGGCACCGCGGTGCTACTGCTGCTCGGAGGGGGGCTACTCTGCTGGAACTGCCCCCCCAGAGATCACCAGGCCTACGGAGCGGCGCAGTACGCCCCGGCCCGGTCCAAAGCCTCAGGGGACTACGTTTGA